One window of Robiginitalea biformata HTCC2501 genomic DNA carries:
- a CDS encoding DUF7009 family protein, with protein MKIRIKGNSVRYRLTRAEVEVFCNTGYVEEETVFPSGVFRYILRAEEGVAEPTADFTRGTITVTLPASAREGWLEDTRVGYSNSADWNDPGALSILVEKDFACLDNTVEDQSDNFPNPNAEC; from the coding sequence ATGAAAATACGGATTAAAGGAAATTCAGTGCGTTACCGGCTCACGCGGGCCGAGGTGGAGGTTTTTTGCAACACCGGCTATGTTGAGGAGGAAACGGTTTTTCCCTCCGGGGTGTTTCGCTACATCCTCCGGGCGGAGGAAGGCGTGGCAGAGCCCACAGCAGATTTTACCCGGGGAACCATCACGGTAACCCTGCCGGCGTCGGCCCGGGAGGGCTGGTTGGAAGACACCCGTGTTGGGTACAGCAACTCGGCGGATTGGAACGACCCCGGGGCCCTGTCCATACTGGTGGAAAAGGATTTTGCCTGCCTGGACAACACGGTGGAGGACCAGTCCGACAACTTCCCGAACCCGAATGCTGAGTGTTGA
- a CDS encoding helix-turn-helix domain-containing protein: protein MLRQFAVYLDAEVVESHGSGQLILDNEKGQGSIKLFELYPGLTAWVYNIQFFDDLSWKVQFNGERNYYLGYHLKGRQRHKFESEEHFIEIQQWQNFFILGTDHTVADFVIPGGEPLQSCYLILKTHLITEADLKIKTQLETHLENLFRVGQKQLAYRYLGQIDTQTGHFVETIIKNERTDLVGRLLTEGAVMGMLASQLESHQQEHLGAVKRPELSIADFEKIKNLTEIIRDNPGEKIAVDDLAARLGFSSRKLQRGIRIVYGYSAHEFITNVRMELARELMETTDMNVSEICYNIGYSSRSHFSKMFRARFGVLPSSYRKST, encoded by the coding sequence ATGCTCAGGCAATTCGCAGTTTACCTGGATGCGGAGGTCGTCGAATCCCATGGTTCCGGTCAACTGATCCTGGACAACGAAAAAGGCCAGGGCTCCATCAAACTTTTTGAGCTGTATCCCGGCCTAACTGCCTGGGTCTACAATATCCAATTTTTTGATGATCTGTCCTGGAAGGTTCAGTTTAACGGTGAAAGGAATTACTACCTGGGATACCACCTGAAGGGGCGGCAACGCCATAAATTTGAATCGGAAGAGCATTTTATTGAGATTCAGCAATGGCAGAACTTTTTTATTCTGGGCACCGACCATACCGTTGCCGATTTTGTAATACCGGGTGGTGAACCGCTGCAAAGTTGTTACCTGATTCTGAAAACCCACCTGATCACGGAGGCCGATCTAAAAATAAAAACGCAACTGGAGACCCACCTGGAAAACCTGTTCCGGGTGGGGCAAAAGCAGCTCGCTTATCGCTATTTGGGACAAATAGACACACAAACCGGGCATTTTGTAGAAACGATTATCAAAAACGAGCGGACGGACCTAGTGGGGCGCCTGCTTACCGAAGGCGCCGTTATGGGGATGCTCGCCTCCCAACTCGAGTCGCACCAACAGGAGCACCTGGGTGCAGTTAAACGACCGGAACTCAGTATCGCGGATTTTGAGAAAATTAAAAACCTGACTGAGATTATCCGGGATAACCCAGGGGAAAAGATAGCTGTTGATGACCTGGCCGCCCGACTCGGGTTTTCCTCCAGGAAACTGCAACGGGGAATCCGCATCGTATACGGGTATTCCGCACACGAATTCATTACGAATGTGCGCATGGAACTGGCCCGGGAACTGATGGAAACCACCGACATGAATGTCTCGGAAATCTGTTACAACATCGGGTATTCCAGCCGGAGCCACTTCTCCAAGATGTTCCGCGCCCGTTTCGGGGTGTTGCCGAGTTCCTACAGGAAATCGACCTAG
- a CDS encoding carboxylesterase/lipase family protein, with translation MTRLILGIALLIGCCVARGQATLVKTDKGWVSGTTDSERGLRVFKGIPFAAPPVGELRWRAPQPVRAWTDTLQATEFSASPIQNEPRPFYAWSEEFIAQPEPLSEDCLYLNVWTPAESGNEKLPVFVWIYGGGLNSGSANCAIYDGAEMASKGIVFVSLNYRVGVLGFLAHPELSEESGHGASGNYGFMDQTAALDWVRRNIAAFGGDPDNVTIAGQSAGAFSVNAQIESPLAKGLFHKAILQSGGLLSGQLSQDLEQAEAAGVRFIEKAGVRSLEALRELPADSIQAVSNLPGVGRFGVTLDGHFLPDTDMRAYFREGRHNQVPVIAGWVTGDGNFMGSNAMTPEAYRREADSLYGERAGAFLELFPGSTGEEVQESRSLITLLGFAGLPAHRMALASGGTSYLYQFGHVPPDKPDFPNYGAFHTSEVPFALHTLHTWDRPWQPYDRKVEDTLSSYWLNFAKTGNPNGPGLPAWKHYQYGSGDILVIDETIRTEPGLLQEELRFLDRN, from the coding sequence ATGACAAGATTGATACTTGGTATCGCCCTGCTGATCGGCTGCTGCGTCGCCCGCGGCCAGGCAACCCTGGTAAAAACCGACAAAGGCTGGGTCTCCGGCACCACCGATTCCGAGCGCGGCCTGCGCGTTTTCAAGGGCATCCCCTTTGCCGCACCTCCCGTCGGAGAGCTGCGCTGGCGTGCCCCGCAACCGGTCAGGGCCTGGACGGATACCCTGCAAGCCACTGAATTTTCGGCCAGCCCCATCCAGAATGAACCAAGGCCTTTTTACGCCTGGAGTGAGGAATTTATCGCCCAACCGGAACCCCTGAGCGAGGATTGCCTGTATCTGAATGTCTGGACACCTGCTGAAAGCGGGAACGAAAAACTCCCGGTGTTTGTCTGGATTTACGGGGGCGGGCTTAACAGCGGATCGGCGAATTGCGCTATTTACGATGGAGCGGAGATGGCGTCGAAGGGTATCGTATTTGTAAGCCTGAATTACCGGGTGGGGGTACTGGGCTTTCTGGCGCATCCGGAACTCAGTGAGGAATCCGGGCATGGAGCCTCCGGAAATTATGGATTTATGGACCAGACAGCCGCCCTGGATTGGGTGCGGCGCAACATCGCTGCATTCGGAGGCGACCCGGACAATGTCACGATTGCCGGCCAGTCTGCCGGGGCTTTCAGCGTAAACGCCCAAATTGAATCCCCCCTGGCAAAAGGCCTGTTCCACAAAGCGATCCTGCAGAGCGGCGGGTTGCTTTCCGGCCAGCTCAGCCAGGACCTGGAACAGGCAGAAGCGGCCGGGGTCCGTTTTATTGAAAAAGCCGGGGTGCGTTCCCTTGAGGCCTTGCGGGAACTCCCGGCAGACAGCATCCAGGCTGTGAGCAACCTTCCGGGCGTGGGGCGCTTTGGCGTCACCCTTGACGGGCACTTCCTACCCGACACGGATATGCGGGCCTATTTCCGGGAGGGGCGTCATAACCAGGTACCGGTGATTGCCGGCTGGGTAACCGGGGACGGGAATTTCATGGGGTCCAACGCCATGACCCCCGAGGCCTACCGCCGGGAGGCCGACAGCCTCTACGGGGAGCGCGCCGGCGCCTTCCTGGAGCTATTCCCGGGCAGCACCGGGGAAGAGGTGCAGGAATCCAGGAGCCTGATAACCTTGTTGGGGTTTGCCGGCCTGCCAGCGCACCGGATGGCTTTAGCCAGTGGGGGGACAAGCTACCTCTACCAGTTTGGGCATGTGCCGCCGGACAAACCGGATTTCCCGAATTACGGGGCCTTCCATACCAGCGAAGTGCCTTTTGCCCTCCATACGCTACATACCTGGGACCGGCCCTGGCAGCCGTATGACCGGAAGGTGGAAGATACACTCTCCTCCTATTGGCTCAATTTTGCCAAAACCGGCAACCCGAACGGGCCGGGACTCCCGGCCTGGAAACACTACCAGTACGGGTCGGGGGATATCCTGGTCATCGATGAAACGATCCGGACGGAGCCCGGGTTGCTGCAGGAGGAATTGAGATTCCTCGACAGGAACTAG